From Agrobacterium tumefaciens, a single genomic window includes:
- a CDS encoding LysR family transcriptional regulator: protein MPSRLPPLNPLRAFEAAARRGSVSAAARELNVTHGAISHQIRALEQSFDTPLFERNGKRLKLTPQGALLLPAVTSAFDGIAAATAAMTRPATSGELTVTCVAALLSFWLIPRMDRFTEQFPGVTLRLIASNDAASPFSPYVDVSILYGDGNWGDCWTRLWSRFSLFPVAGPTLLNMQPLRSIRDLQDHVLLHCDDGREWNTWLAAADARDLPRGRQHFMGDARLATEAVLHNQGVALGDSITAGDLIAKGELVAPFDLAVPANHALYVACRSDKRAAPIVQAFIDWLFATIESDMPHEPLNSARTILRQRQPRSRVEDDSSI from the coding sequence TTGCCTAGCCGTCTGCCACCGCTGAACCCTTTGCGCGCGTTCGAAGCCGCTGCCCGGCGAGGCTCGGTGTCCGCCGCCGCCCGGGAACTCAACGTGACGCACGGCGCGATCAGCCATCAGATCCGGGCATTGGAACAGTCGTTCGATACGCCTCTGTTCGAGCGCAACGGCAAGCGCCTGAAACTCACGCCACAAGGCGCGCTGCTTCTGCCGGCTGTGACCAGCGCGTTTGACGGGATCGCGGCGGCGACGGCGGCGATGACAAGGCCGGCAACCAGCGGCGAGCTGACCGTGACATGTGTGGCGGCACTCCTGTCCTTCTGGCTGATACCGCGCATGGACCGGTTTACCGAACAGTTCCCCGGTGTGACCTTGCGGTTGATTGCATCGAACGACGCAGCGTCGCCCTTTTCCCCGTATGTCGACGTCTCGATCCTTTATGGCGACGGTAACTGGGGTGATTGCTGGACGCGCCTATGGAGCCGCTTTTCGCTCTTTCCCGTTGCCGGCCCCACACTCCTCAACATGCAGCCGTTGCGTTCCATCCGCGATCTGCAGGACCACGTGCTACTCCATTGTGACGACGGTCGTGAATGGAATACCTGGCTCGCAGCGGCCGACGCCCGCGATCTGCCCCGTGGCCGCCAGCACTTCATGGGAGATGCCCGTCTTGCAACGGAGGCCGTGTTGCACAATCAGGGTGTCGCCCTCGGTGACTCGATCACGGCGGGCGACCTCATTGCAAAAGGCGAACTCGTCGCACCGTTCGATCTCGCAGTGCCCGCAAACCATGCGCTTTATGTGGCATGCCGCTCAGACAAACGGGCAGCACCGATCGTCCAGGCCTTCATCGACTGGCTGTTTGCAACGATCGAAAGCGATATGCCGCATGAGCCCCTCAACTCCGCACGCACCATTCTCAGACAGCGCCAGCCTCGTTCGAGGGTAGAAGACGATTCCTCAATATAA
- the speB gene encoding agmatinase — protein sequence MAFDDKKLEELRSKYGQGHGGDLFDPEFRKVADKIFNEGGTRLAPYSGIPTFLTAPHLSVDAETPDFGDLQVALLGVPMDLGVTNRPGSRFGPRALRSIERIGPYNHVLGCAPVHELRVADIGDVPFRSRYRLELSHEDIEKRVDQIVSAGVVPLSVGGDHSITHPILRAVGKNRPVGMIHIDAHCDTGGAYDLTKFHHGGPFRNAVLDGVLDPTRVIQIGIRGAAEYLWEFSYESGMTVIHAEEVTGLGIPAIIEKAKAVIGDGPTYLSFDIDSLDPAFAPGTGTPEIGGLTSREVLELIRGLKGINLVGGDVVEVAPQYDATTNTAHAGAQVLFEILSLMVFSPFVNGER from the coding sequence ATGGCGTTTGACGACAAGAAACTGGAAGAACTGCGTTCGAAGTACGGGCAGGGTCATGGGGGAGATCTGTTCGACCCGGAGTTTCGAAAGGTTGCCGACAAGATTTTCAATGAAGGCGGTACGCGCCTTGCGCCTTACTCCGGCATCCCGACATTTCTGACGGCCCCACATCTATCCGTCGATGCTGAAACGCCTGATTTCGGCGATCTCCAGGTGGCCCTGCTCGGTGTGCCGATGGATCTCGGCGTTACCAACCGGCCCGGCTCCCGCTTCGGGCCGCGCGCACTGCGTTCCATCGAACGCATCGGACCCTATAACCACGTACTTGGTTGCGCTCCCGTTCATGAACTGCGCGTTGCGGATATTGGCGATGTGCCGTTCCGAAGCCGTTATCGTCTGGAATTGAGCCATGAGGATATCGAAAAACGCGTCGACCAGATCGTTTCTGCCGGTGTCGTGCCACTCTCCGTCGGAGGAGACCATTCGATCACCCACCCCATTCTTCGCGCCGTGGGAAAAAATCGCCCTGTCGGCATGATCCATATCGACGCGCATTGCGATACGGGTGGGGCTTACGATCTGACGAAGTTCCATCACGGTGGACCGTTCCGCAACGCCGTGCTCGATGGTGTGCTCGACCCGACGCGTGTGATCCAGATCGGTATTCGAGGTGCGGCGGAATATCTATGGGAGTTTTCCTACGAGTCCGGCATGACGGTCATCCATGCCGAAGAGGTTACCGGGCTTGGCATTCCAGCCATTATCGAGAAGGCGAAAGCGGTGATCGGCGATGGCCCGACCTACCTGTCCTTTGATATCGACAGTCTGGACCCGGCATTTGCTCCCGGTACCGGCACGCCGGAAATCGGTGGTTTGACCAGCCGCGAGGTGCTGGAACTGATCCGTGGCCTCAAGGGGATCAATCTGGTTGGTGGCGATGTCGTGGAGGTCGCGCCGCAATATGACGCAACAACGAACACCGCCCATGCCGGGGCGCAGGTTCTGTTTGAAATCCTGAGCCTGATGGTCTTCAGCCCATTCGTGAACGGCGAGCGCTAA